The Callithrix jacchus isolate 240 chromosome X, calJac240_pri, whole genome shotgun sequence genome contains a region encoding:
- the TCEAL1 gene encoding transcription elongation factor A protein-like 1: MDKPRQENEEEPQSAPKTNEERPPVEHSPEKQSPEEQSSEEQSSEEEFFPEEFLPELLPEMLLSEERPPQEPLSRKDLFEGRPPMEQPPCGVGKHKLEEGSFKERLARSRPQFRGDIHGRNLTNEEMIQAADELEEMKRVRNKLMIMHWKAKRSRPYPI, encoded by the coding sequence ATGGACAAACCACgccaagaaaatgaagaagagcCGCAGAGCGCGCCGAAGACCAATGAGGAGAGGCCTCCGGTGGAGCACTCTCCCGAAAAGCAGTCTCCCGAGGAGCAGTCTTCGGAGGAGCAGTCCTCGGAGGAGGAGTTCTTTCCTGAGGAGTTCCTGCCTGAGCTCCTGCCTGAGATGCTCCTTTCGGAGGAGCGCCCTCCGCAGGAGCCTCTTTCCAGGAAGGACCTGTTTGAGGGGCGCCCTCCCATGGAGCAGCCTCCTTGTGGTGTAGGAAAACATAAGCTAGAAGAAGGAAGCTTTAAAGAAAGGTTGGCTCGTTCTCGCCCGCAATTTAGAGGGGACATACATGGCAGAAATTTAACCAATGAGGAGATGATACAGGCTGCAGATGAGCTAGAAGAGATGAAAAGAGTAAGGAACAAACTGATGATAATGCACTGGAAGGCAAAACGCAGCCGTCCTTATCCTATTTAA